One Halomonas sp. THAF5a genomic region harbors:
- a CDS encoding antibiotic biosynthesis monooxygenase produces MMGLQRSGRRPGAHGEKAALTVLEAWKPTTMGGKIMFVAVYEFEIKVGKEAEFREAWLEVTKAIYQHCGSLGSRLHRTDNPSVLVGYAQWPSREQWEKDKDVTDERYLLSRQTMRECLVQSRTIHTLYVCDDYLKS; encoded by the coding sequence ATGATGGGCCTCCAGCGATCTGGCCGACGGCCGGGAGCCCATGGCGAGAAAGCCGCCTTGACCGTCCTGGAGGCATGGAAACCGACCACGATGGGAGGAAAGATCATGTTCGTGGCTGTATATGAGTTCGAGATCAAGGTTGGCAAAGAAGCGGAATTTCGCGAGGCGTGGCTGGAAGTGACCAAAGCGATTTACCAGCACTGTGGCAGTCTGGGCTCCAGGCTGCATAGAACCGATAACCCGAGTGTTCTGGTTGGCTACGCCCAATGGCCAAGCCGTGAGCAGTGGGAGAAGGACAAGGATGTGACAGACGAGCGGTATCTGTTGTCTCGTCAGACAATGCGCGAGTGCCTGGTGCAATCAAGGACGATCCACACATTGTACGTCTGTGATGACTATCTGAAATCGTGA